One part of the Humulus lupulus chromosome 9, drHumLupu1.1, whole genome shotgun sequence genome encodes these proteins:
- the LOC133800844 gene encoding uncharacterized protein LOC133800844 codes for MAKSMRSKKLKRLRAIRREMVEPLYEKKEVAKYAAMEAALAAPKLPVKPIPNAVSSMELVSTTSTATITTNTMDVDMDDDNSQTKGSLNAIGGVGKMSKRQFKVGKRKRHGKGKGKGKVKRRHI; via the exons ATGGCGAAATCTATGAGATCGAAGAAACTGAAACGGCTTAGGGCTATTCGGAGAGAGATGGTGGAGCCTCTATACGAGAAGAAAGAAGTTGCTAAGTACGCCGCCATGGAAGCCGCCTTGGCTGCCCCTAAGCTCCCTGTTAAGCCTATCCCGAATGCTGTCTCTTCAATGGAGCTCGTCTCCACCACCAGTACTGCTACAATTACAACAAACACTATGG ATGTGGATATGGATGATGATAACAGTCAAACCAAGGGTTCACTTAATGCAATTGGAGGCGTAGGGAAGATGTCCAAAAGGCAGTTCAAGGTGGGTAAAAGAAAGCGTCATGGCAAGggaaaaggcaagggcaaggtcaAGAGGCGTCACATTTAA